A DNA window from Phoenix dactylifera cultivar Barhee BC4 chromosome 13, palm_55x_up_171113_PBpolish2nd_filt_p, whole genome shotgun sequence contains the following coding sequences:
- the LOC103696886 gene encoding probable WRKY transcription factor 48 — protein MMMKKREEKMEVAAVAGVSPFVADQVGGIFDIAFDSGGDKSSQGFLELLGLPGSFFDLPAPASPVEATHSAAPPESSPVTPNSSSISSSSTEAATDTDPAKPQPQEDEQDKAKKIDLKGGKNKRQKRQSEPRFAFMTKSEVNHLEDGYRWRKYGQKAVKNSHSPRSYYRCTSAMCGVKKRVERSSVDPTVVITTYEGQHTHPSPVVPRGVHPALSLPLAAEMPPPPPAGPGFVLPSLQAKEIHLPYFTSYLPPPPTDFRLASAGIITAPSGDLRHCTPAADILNRNRGLLQDVIPSDIRNNEE, from the exons atgatgatgaagaagagagaagaaaagatggaGGTCGCGGCGGTGGCCGGAGTCTCCCCGTTCGTCGCCGACCAGGTCGGCGGGATCTTCGACATCGCCTTCGACAGCGGGGGAGACAAGAGCTCCCAAGGCTTCCTCGAGCTGCTCGGCCTCCCCGGGTCCTTCTTCGATCTCCCAGCTCCGGCGTCGCCGGTCGAGGCGACCCACTCGGCGGCACCGCCGGAGTCCTCCCCGGTGACCCCGAACTCGTCctcgatctcctcctcctccacggaGGCTGCCACCGACACCGATCCGGCCAAGCCCCAGCCGCAGGAGGACGAGCAAGACAAAGCCAAGAAAAT TGATTTGAAGGGAGGCAAGAACAAGCGGCAAAAGCGTCAGAGCGAGCCGAGGTTCGCGTTCATGACGAAGAGCGAGGTGAATCACTTGGAGGACGGGTACAGGTGGCGCAAGTACGGACAGAAGGCCGTCAAGAATAGCCACTCCCCCAG GAGCTACTACCGCTGCACCAGCGCGATGTGCGGCGTGAAGAAGCGGGTGGAGCGGTCGTCGGTGGATCCCACGGTGGTGATCACGACCTACGAGGGCCAGCACACCCACCCCAGCCCCGTCGTGCCACGTGGCGTCCATCCAgcactctctcttcctctcgccGCCGAGATgccgcctccgccgccggcGGGCCCCGGCTTCGTCCTCCCTTCGCTCCAGGCGAAGGAGATCCACCTTCCCTACTTCACCAGCTACCTCCCTCCCCCGCCGACGGATTTCCGCCTTGCGTCTGCTGGTATCATCACGGCACCCTCCGGCGATTTGAGACACTGCACTCCCGCGGCCGATATTCTGAACAGGAATCGCGGGCTGCTTCAGGACGTCATTCCATCGGATATCAGGAACAACGAAGAGTAG